The following is a genomic window from Thaumasiovibrio subtropicus.
TGATGATGACGATGTTACCGTTGTAAAGCTCATCAACTCTCTATTCGAAGATGCCGTACAAGTTGGCGCATCTGACATTCATATCGAACCCGATAAAACCACACTCCGCATTCGTCAGCGTGTAGACGGCGTCTTGCATGAGACGTTGTTGAATGAAGTCAATGCGGCGGCAGCCTTGGTGTTGCGTCTGAAATTGATGAGCGGCTTAGACATTTCAGAGAAACGGCTGCCTCAAGATGGCCGTTTTAATGTGACTGCCCGAGGCCACTCTGTCGATGTACGTATATCGACACTGCCTACGGAGTACGGTGAGGCTGTGGTGATGCGTTTACTTGATCAATCGGCGGGCATTTTGAGTTTGGATGAAGTGGGGATGCCCCCGCACATTCTAGATCGCTTTCGTCGTCAGTTACGTCGACCTCATGGGATGATTTTGGTCACAGGGCCAACCGGATCGGGTAAGACGACCACGCTATACGGTGCTCTCAGTGAGTTAAACAAACCGCAGAAAAAGATTATTACGGCAGAAGACCCTGTCGAGTACCGCCTGCCAAGGGTGAGTCAGGTGCAGGTTAATCCTAAGGTCGGTCTTACCTTCTCTAAAGCGTTGAGAACATTTTTACGTCAAGACCCCGATATCATCTTAGTGGGGGAGATGCGTGACGAAGAGACGGTGGAGATTGGCCTACGTGCCGCATTGACGGGGCACCTCGTCCTTTCGACCCTTCACACCAATGATGCCGTTGATAGTGCGCTGCGTATGATAGATATGAATGCACCTGGTTATCTGGTAGCGAGTTCGGTAAGAGCTGTATTGGCTCAGCGTCTTGTTCGTCGAATTTGTCCGGATTGTATTCGTGAGGAGCAGCCAGACAAGTTGCAATCAAGCTGGATAGCCAGCCGTTTTCCCGACCTTAAGCATCATATATTTAAACGTGGTAGTGGTTGCCAAAACTGTAATTTGACGGGGTATAAAGGGCGGATTGGTGTCTTTGAACTTCTGGAAATGGATGTCGATATGATGGATGCATTGCGTGGAAATGACGCGGTGCAGTTTGCCCAGAAAGCGCGCGTAAGTGAAGGTTATAAGCCGCTGTTAGATTGTGCGATGGAACTGGCACAGCAGGGAAAAACCACGCTTGAAGAGGTGATGCAATTGGGAGAGGGTGAAGTGTTGACGAATCAGCTCGATTCGCAGCCTAATGTCACGCCCAGCGTGCCGACTCAAGCAGCAGAGAAAAAAACACAGTCCGTTAATGAGTTAGCGACCCACTCATCGGGAATTCAGCTTGAAGAGACAGATGTAAGTCAGCCGCAACCAAGGTATGACTGGGAGTAATTGATGGCACACTTTTCATACCGAGGGCGCTCCGCAGCTGGGAAAGAAGTGAAGGGAGAGATTGAAGCTAACAACCTCGATTTGGCGGTTGAAGCTTTAATGCGCCAAGGTGTGATTCCACTGAAAGTCAGTGCCAAAAAGCAAGCTTCTGGATTAAATGTTGATGTCAGCAGTTTGCTCAACCGACCCATCGCGCTTGAGCCACTGGTCATTTTCTGTCGTCAAATGTATAGCTTAACGAAGGCAGGCGTACCTTTGTTGCGCGCAATTCGGGGGTTATCACAAAGTACAACGCATAAGTTATTGGCGCAGACCTTAGACAAGGTGCACTACGACCTGACCAATGGCCGCAATTTCTCTTCTGCACTACGCTCTCATCCTCGTGTGTTCTCAGAGCTTTTTGTTTCAATGATTGCAGTAGGAGAAAGTACAGGTCGTTTGGAAGAGGCACTTTTGCAACTTGCGAACTATTTTGAACAGGAAATGGAGACCCGCCGGCGGATAAAGTCTGCCATGCGGTACCCTATTTTTGTGTTGAGTGCGATCTTTATCGCACTTGTCGTGCTCAACTTAAAAGTTATCCCACAGTTTTCTTCGATGTTTTCAAAGTTCGGTATGGATCTTCCCTTACCGACCAAGATCCTCATTGGCATGTCCAACTTTTTTGTCAATTATTGGTATTGGATGATCGCCAGCATGATTGCGTTTGCGTTGGGAATGCGAATGTGGATAGGTACAACCACAGGACGGGAGCGATGGGATCTATGGCGACTGAAAGTGCCTATTGTTGGTGACATTGTCAATCGCGCTCAGTTGTCACGTTTCTCTCGTAGCTTCTCATTGATGCTTAAAGCGGGCGTGCCACTGAATCAATCTATCCAACTTTCTGCAGAGGCGTTGGGAAATCGCTTTCTCGAGAATCGCCTTATTGGTATGAAAACTGCAATAGAAGCAGGTTCAAGCATGACGGTGACGGCCAGCAATAGTGGTGTCTTTACACCGTTAGTGCAACAGATGATTGCTGTTGGCGAAGAGACAGGACAGATTGATGAATTGCTGTTGGAAGTGGCGGACTTTTATGATCGTGAAGTGGATTATGATTTGAAGACGCTGACAGCTAGGATCGAACCCATTTTGCTCGCCATTGTTGCAGGCATGGTATTGCTGCTGGCCTTGGGTATTTTCCTACCAATGTGGGATATGCTCGATATCGCTAGAGGTGCATAGATGGCTTATTATCCGACCAAGGGACTGATAAAGTTTTCTATTTGGTGGTTTTCTATTATCAGCGTCATTGCCATGGTGTTGTGGCGTTGGATTGATATTCGAGAAAAAACAGTCTCTGCAGCATACGAATTGTCGCAGCGTACCATGCTAGATACCGCGAATGCTTATAAAGCTCAATGGCTTGTCAGTGGTCGACCGGAAAAACTCACCATTGAAGAAGATTGGGTATGGTTTAGCCAAGGGGGGTGGCCTTATCGCGTCGATGAAAAGGGTAAGATTGATTGTTTTTCGACCTGGTTGTTGTTAAGTCGCGGAGTCGAGACAGTTTTTTCGGAACACCCCGAGGTCGATAGCGCTATACTTAGGGTTAATGAGTTGCGATGTATTTATCGTTTTAAGAACGAAAAAGCGTTGGAATATGCAGTTTTTAATGACACAATGTCACTAAATTTGTTGCAGTAGTATCATTTAAATCGTCTCTTGTATCTATTGTTTTGCTAGTTGTGCAACGTAAGAAATTGAGAGCGATTCATGAAATTGACACTGTAGACGGGGTTAAAATGAAAGTAGGTAGCAAGCAGGCGCAAAGAGGTTTTTCCTTGGTTGAGCTGGTGATAGTGATTGTTGTGATCGGCTTGCTGGCGGTTGCTGCACTACCTCGTTTTTTGGATGTAACGGAAGAAGCGAAAAAATCCAGTATCGAAGGTGTGGCTGGCGGGTTTGCTACTGCGGTGCTTTCTGTGAGAGCACAGTGGGAAGCAAACGGCAGAACACAAGATACCAATGGTTTTTATGTGGTGGCCTATGATGGCACTGACATGAAGCTGACGGCAGAGAGTGAATCGACAGAAGATTTAACCATTCGTTCAGGTTATCCCTTCGGGCTTGCAGACAGCGACGGGCTTGGCTCCGCTTTAGCGATTGCCGACACGGATTGTGTGGATCTCATGACGGAGCTCATGCAAAACCCCCCACAGACAGCAACAACAACAGACTTTGATGCAACGCAACACAAGTACTTAGCAACAACGGTAGAAGACAGCAATATCTGCACCTTCTACCAAATGGCATCAGCCAACAACACCCCGACGAATTTGAATGGGGCACATAATTTTACCTATGAGCCGGCCCTTGGCCGTGTTGTAGTAAACTTAGCAGACTAGATGGAGTTTGATATGAAACGTCAAGGCGGTTTTACACTGATTGAATTGGTGGTGGTGATTGTAATCCTAGGGATCCTGGCAGTAACAGCAGCACCACGTTTCCTAAATTTGCAAGGCGACGCGCGTAATTCTGCGCTACAAGGGTTGGCAGGTGCCATTAACGGCGGTGCATCAATTGTCTATGGGAAGTCAGCGATTGCTGGCGTTGAATCAGGTCTCTCTGGGGCTGTTTCTTCTGGTGTAGGTAATGAAAATATTTTGGTTGTATACGGATATCCAGAAGCGACTAGTGCCGGTATTGCAGCAACGATTCAAGGTTTCTCTGATGATTGGCAGATAATTTCAGGCGGAACTAGTACAGGTACAAGCGGTGCTGTAAGTATTACGTTCAATGACTTTGATACAACTTCAGTAGGCGACTGTTACTTGACTTATACAACACCAAGCGCTGAAGGTGAGTCTCCTTCAGTGACTGTAGCAGACAGTGCCTGTAAATAACTAAATAAAAAGATATGAGGAGAACCCAGCTCGGCTTTACGCTCGTGGAGCTCGTCGTGGTAATTCTCCTGATCAGTATTGTCGCTGTGACGGCCCGTTCCCGATATTCGGGAACGGGTGCCTTCGAAACACATGTCGCCCGTGATCAGGGCATTACCTTTCTTCGTCAACTGCAAGTCGCTTCTATGCAGTTCGATGCCTTTCGCGAATTTTCCTCCCTTTCAACTGAGCAGCAACGTGCTGTCGAGTGTCGTGGCGTTTTTGCCACGGGTGATCGGTTTGGTTCACCAGAGTCGGTGATGATTGGCGCTTCTTCTCTCGATTGCTACGATAATAGTGTTTTTCTCAGCACTGAAGAGACAGGCATTACCTTTTCCGTTACGCAAGGGTTATCTGACAGCAGTGCAGCACTGTACTTTGATCTTTTGGGGCGGCCGATACAGGTTGAATTGTCGGGCGCGGAGCGCATACAGCACCGTGTTTGTGGCGGTGACGCACTGTTAACGAATAACAGTCAAATTTGTCGCTATCAATTCAGTGGCGAAAGCACACTTTCTATCTGTATCAATCAGGAGGGGTTCATCGATGTCTGTGAAAACTTCTGATATGAAGCAATCGGGCTTCACTTTGATAGAAAGCGTTGTTGCTATCGTCACGTTGTCTTTTGCGATGTTGGTGTTGAGCCAATTACTGTTTCCTCAAGTCGAGAAATCTGCGATTCCCTATTATCAAGCGAGAGCCTCAGCGCTCGGCAGCGCGGTGATGGGCGAAGTCATGGCGCGGATGTTTGATAAAGGCTCAGACCCCACCTCAGTGTATCGATGCGGTGAATCAACCTTTGTTTGTTATTCTCCCAGCAACTTTGGCACCTCTTCGTCCGTTAGCGCGACCAATTTTACAAGTGTAGATAGCTATCTACTCAATGACGGGGCGGGTGTTGAACTGGGGTGCTGGGGGGATACTGAACTTTGCAGCCCGAATACGTCTCGTGGAGACATTACGGCGCTGTTGCCTGGCGCTTCTGAGTCAGAATATTCGAATTTTGCCGTACTCATCGATGTTTACTATGAAGCCTACACCGCAGGGAGTGGTTTTTCTGGGATCGAATCAGCGACGGTGACAGAACACAAGCGGGTGACGGTGTCTGTGTTGACCAGTGAATATGGTCAATATGACTTTATTGCCTATCGGAGTAACTATTAATGCGTGGGCGTGGTTTTACCCTGATCGAGCTGGTGGTCACCCTGCTGGTTTTGGCTATTCTGACGCTAGCGATAAGCGGGTTTATCTCGATGGGCGCGGATGGGTATGTGAGCACTGTGCAGCGTGAGCGCTTACAAACCAAAGCGCGTTTTGTGATTGCGCGAATGGCACAGGAGCTGCGTCATGCTGTGCCGAATAGCATTGATGTTTCAGGTAACTGTGTCAGCTTCTACCCTAACTTTCTCTCTGGCTTTTACACCGATATTGCATCTAGCTCCGTGGATGTTGTTTCTCGACCGGGTGATGCGAGTTTTTGGATGGATAGTAGCTATGTGGATGGTGCAGGTATAGCAATAGGTTTTGGCGTACCGTCGCAGTTTGCCACAGCAGCGCTAGTGAATGGCGCTGGGACAATGGTGAGCGCTTCCACTCCGATTAATTTGCCGACCTCCGGCTCTGTCTCTACAACATCGCCTGCTGAACGTATTTACCTGTTTTCTGAGCAAGTGCAATTTTGTCTGCGTACAACCGACAGTGTTTTGGTACGTGTCGGTGATGGTGTCAGTGTGACTGACGCAGTGCCGGTGTTGAGTCGTGATGTGGTCAGTGCAGCCTTCAGCGTTGAGGGAGGCGGTTTAAACAGTAATGGACTCGTCAATTTTTACATCGAGCTACAAGATGATAGAACGGGTGAAACTGCCAAGTTCAATCACAGTGTGCAGGTACTAAATGTTTTATAGTCGTCCATGTTCTGCTTATCCGTCGCAAAAAGGCAGCGTTCTCGTTGTTGTGGTGTTTGTGTTGGTTGTGATGGGGTTTCTTGCGATTGGATTGACGCAAATTGGGCGATCGAATCAAGAAACGACCACATTGGAAGTCTTGGGAGCGCGTGCTTGGCTAGCTGCCCACTCTGGTAATGAGGTAGCGCTTCAACGCCTATTCCCATTGAACTCGAGCTCAGCACTGGGAAGTGTATGTACCAGTACCATCGTATCGAGTGTGACTATGGGCAGTTATGGCTGTGAAGCGTCGGTGTCTTGTACTAGCCAAGCAGTCGATGTGACATCGAGTGCGCAAACGACGTTTTATTTTCTTGAAAGCACGGGTACGTGCAGCTCGGGGAAGAATCAAGTGAGTCGAGTTCAAGAGGTAATGGCTAAGGAGTTAAACTAATGCGTTGGCTTTTCCTGATTTTGCTGATCTGTTCATTCCAGATCCATGCCATTACGTTTGAGTTTGGCCGCTACGATGTGCAAGCCGAAACGGCAACCAATGAGTGTATCAATGCGCCTTGCACGCTAACGTTTGAAAAGACTTACACAACTGCACCTCGTGTATTCTTGATGGATACGGTTACTGACAGTAACGAAAACGATACACCTTCTTCATTGCGTATTCTGTCGGTATCGACAACACAAGTGACATTCCAACAAATCATAGCCCCTAATCGTGCTAACCCTAACCTTGATGAAGAGCCGATGTTGTTAATCGATTACATTGTCTCAGAAGAAGGGGTTGCCACCTTGGACAACAACGTACAGTTCATTGTCAGTAGCGTCAGTACGAAGGAGTACCAAGCTAACTATACCCCGCCGACAACTGCACACAATCGCGGATGGCTGCGAGTGAATTATACCGACCATGGTGGTGCCAATTTTGACAATGGGGTTGTGCCTGGTGTCCTCCACCAAATTCAAACAA
Proteins encoded in this region:
- a CDS encoding type II secretion system protein, giving the protein MRGRGFTLIELVVTLLVLAILTLAISGFISMGADGYVSTVQRERLQTKARFVIARMAQELRHAVPNSIDVSGNCVSFYPNFLSGFYTDIASSSVDVVSRPGDASFWMDSSYVDGAGIAIGFGVPSQFATAALVNGAGTMVSASTPINLPTSGSVSTTSPAERIYLFSEQVQFCLRTTDSVLVRVGDGVSVTDAVPVLSRDVVSAAFSVEGGGLNSNGLVNFYIELQDDRTGETAKFNHSVQVLNVL
- a CDS encoding type II secretion system F family protein, producing MAHFSYRGRSAAGKEVKGEIEANNLDLAVEALMRQGVIPLKVSAKKQASGLNVDVSSLLNRPIALEPLVIFCRQMYSLTKAGVPLLRAIRGLSQSTTHKLLAQTLDKVHYDLTNGRNFSSALRSHPRVFSELFVSMIAVGESTGRLEEALLQLANYFEQEMETRRRIKSAMRYPIFVLSAIFIALVVLNLKVIPQFSSMFSKFGMDLPLPTKILIGMSNFFVNYWYWMIASMIAFALGMRMWIGTTTGRERWDLWRLKVPIVGDIVNRAQLSRFSRSFSLMLKAGVPLNQSIQLSAEALGNRFLENRLIGMKTAIEAGSSMTVTASNSGVFTPLVQQMIAVGEETGQIDELLLEVADFYDREVDYDLKTLTARIEPILLAIVAGMVLLLALGIFLPMWDMLDIARGA
- a CDS encoding type II secretion system protein is translated as MKRQGGFTLIELVVVIVILGILAVTAAPRFLNLQGDARNSALQGLAGAINGGASIVYGKSAIAGVESGLSGAVSSGVGNENILVVYGYPEATSAGIAATIQGFSDDWQIISGGTSTGTSGAVSITFNDFDTTSVGDCYLTYTTPSAEGESPSVTVADSACK
- a CDS encoding prepilin-type N-terminal cleavage/methylation domain-containing protein, with the protein product MRRTQLGFTLVELVVVILLISIVAVTARSRYSGTGAFETHVARDQGITFLRQLQVASMQFDAFREFSSLSTEQQRAVECRGVFATGDRFGSPESVMIGASSLDCYDNSVFLSTEETGITFSVTQGLSDSSAALYFDLLGRPIQVELSGAERIQHRVCGGDALLTNNSQICRYQFSGESTLSICINQEGFIDVCENF
- a CDS encoding prepilin-type N-terminal cleavage/methylation domain-containing protein; the protein is MKVGSKQAQRGFSLVELVIVIVVIGLLAVAALPRFLDVTEEAKKSSIEGVAGGFATAVLSVRAQWEANGRTQDTNGFYVVAYDGTDMKLTAESESTEDLTIRSGYPFGLADSDGLGSALAIADTDCVDLMTELMQNPPQTATTTDFDATQHKYLATTVEDSNICTFYQMASANNTPTNLNGAHNFTYEPALGRVVVNLAD
- a CDS encoding prepilin-type N-terminal cleavage/methylation domain-containing protein produces the protein MSVKTSDMKQSGFTLIESVVAIVTLSFAMLVLSQLLFPQVEKSAIPYYQARASALGSAVMGEVMARMFDKGSDPTSVYRCGESTFVCYSPSNFGTSSSVSATNFTSVDSYLLNDGAGVELGCWGDTELCSPNTSRGDITALLPGASESEYSNFAVLIDVYYEAYTAGSGFSGIESATVTEHKRVTVSVLTSEYGQYDFIAYRSNY